The DNA region CAGCCTCTAGCCAAGCCGCGCACCATCCGTTACGCCGACGCCGGCGTGGATATTGACCGCGCCAACCGCGTGAAGCAGCGCATCAAGTACCTGGCGCACCGTACCTTCACCCGCGGCGTGCTCGGCGAGATCGGCGGCTTCGGCGGGCTGTTCGCGCTCGACAAGAAGCGCTACCGCGAGCCCGTCCTGGTCTCCAGCGTCGATGGCGTAGGCACCAAGCTCAAGGTTGCATTCGAGATGGACCTCCACCACACCGTGGGAGCGGACCTGGTGAACCACTGCGTCAACGATATTTCCGTACAGGGCGCCACGCCGCTGTTCTTCATGGACTACCTGGCCACCGGCACGTTGAGGCCGGAAGTGGCGGAAAAGATCATCAGCGGGATCGCCGCCGCCTGCAAGGCGAACGGGTGCGCGCTCATCGGCGGAGAAACCGCAGAGATGCCCGGCTTCTATCCGCCCGGCGAATACGATCTGGCGGGCTTCATCGTGGGGGTAGTGGACCGCGACCGCATCGTCACCGGCAAGCAGGTGCGCGCCGGCGATGTGCTCATCGGGCTGCCCTCTAACGGTTTGCACACCAACGGATATTCGCTGGCCCGCAAGCTGTTGTTCGAAGTGGCGCGCTACACGCCGGAGACTTTCGTCAGTGAGATCCGCTCCAAGGTGGGCACCGAACTGATGCGCACCCACAAGAGCTACTGGCCGGTGGTCAAGCGGGTGCTGGACGGCGAAACGGTCGGCGCCATGGCGCACATCACCGGCGGCGGCATCACGGAGAACCTGCCGCGCGTCCTGCCGCGCAATTGCGGCGCCGTTGTCGAAGTGGGGTCCTGGCCTGTGCCGCCCATCTTCGAGCACTTGCAGAAGCTGGGTAATATCCCGCGCGAGGAGATGCTGCGCACCTTCAACATGGGGATCGGCATGGTGCTGGTTGTGCCTGCGCCGAAGTTCAAGAAAGTGCAGAGTGTGCTCGACCGCACCGGCGAGAAGGGCTATACCATCGGGCGCATCGTGCGCGGCGAGCGCCGGGTGGCGTACTCCTGACCCACTTACCCTTCCTCGCTCAGTAGCTTGTGCTACTCTCTTTGCGTACCTCGCGAGTCCCCATCCTGGGGTCTCTACCTACGTTCCTCCTCGCAAGGAGCGTGGACGGAGGAGTTGCGAGCACACTCAGGGTGTGCCGGCTCCCCGCCATGAGCCCGCGCCCGCTACAGGAGGAACCATGACGTTCCGCAAACTCACTCCCAACCTTGTCGTCCGCGACGTAGCCGCGAGCGCGGAGTTCTATCGCTCGATGTTCGGCATGAAAGTGGACA from Terriglobales bacterium includes:
- the purM gene encoding phosphoribosylformylglycinamidine cyclo-ligase yields the protein MPPNFVTQPLAKPRTIRYADAGVDIDRANRVKQRIKYLAHRTFTRGVLGEIGGFGGLFALDKKRYREPVLVSSVDGVGTKLKVAFEMDLHHTVGADLVNHCVNDISVQGATPLFFMDYLATGTLRPEVAEKIISGIAAACKANGCALIGGETAEMPGFYPPGEYDLAGFIVGVVDRDRIVTGKQVRAGDVLIGLPSNGLHTNGYSLARKLLFEVARYTPETFVSEIRSKVGTELMRTHKSYWPVVKRVLDGETVGAMAHITGGGITENLPRVLPRNCGAVVEVGSWPVPPIFEHLQKLGNIPREEMLRTFNMGIGMVLVVPAPKFKKVQSVLDRTGEKGYTIGRIVRGERRVAYS